From the Malus domestica chromosome 17, GDT2T_hap1 genome, one window contains:
- the LOC103405862 gene encoding probable serine/threonine-protein kinase PBL7 encodes MESEEEYRRKERMALLVIVVLASLSVASLLVAFSYYCYVRNKVAKRLKNHKGSDPEDKGGFSNLQVASNKGLQVFTFKQLHSATGGFSKSNVVGKGSFGLVYRGVLHDGRKVAVKFMDEAGKQGAEEFKMEVELLSRLCSPYLLALLGYCSDNSSHKLLVYEFMANGGLQEHLYPVNGSNAVSFKLDWETRLRIALEAAKGLEYLHEHVSPPVIHRDFKSSNILLDKNFHAKVSDFGLAKLLGSDKAGDYVSTRVLGTQGYIAPEYALTGHLTTKSDVYSYGVVLLELLTGRVPVDMKRPSGEGVLVSWALPQLTDREQVVQIMDPALEGQYSMKEVIQVAAIAAMCVQPEADYRPLMADVVQSLVPLVKVHRSTSKVGSSSSFHATKSPTAQISKASL; translated from the exons ATGGAGTCGGAAGAAGAGTACAGAAGGAAGGAGCGCATGGCATTGTTGGTGATTGTGGTGCTTGCTTCACTGTCCGTCGCTTCATTACTCGTCGCCTTCAGCTACTACTGCTACGTCCGCAACAAGGTCGCCAAGCGCCTCAAGAACCACAAAG GGTCTGACCCTGAGGACAAAGGTGGTTTTTCAAATTTGCAAGTTGCTTCCAACAAAGGACTTCAGGTCTTCACATTCAAGCAACTACATTCCGCAACTGGTGGTTTCAGCAAGTCAAATGTCGTTGGCAAAGGCAGCTTTGGGTTAGTGTACCGAGGTGTTCTCCATGATGGGAGGAAAGTGGCGGTTAAGTTTATGGACGAAGCAGGAAAGCAGGGAGCAGAGGAATTCAAAATGGAG GTGGAATTGCTAAGTAGGCTGTGCTCTCCATATTTGCTGGCACTACTTGGGTATTGCTCAGATAACAGTAGTCATAAGTTGCTGGTGTATGAGTTCATGGCAAATGGTGGTTTGCAGGAACATTTGTATCCTGTCAATG GTTCTAATGCTGTCTCCTTTAAGTTAGACTGGGAAACCCGGTTGAGAATAGCTCTTGAAGCTGCGAAGGGTTTGGAGTATCTCCATGAACATGTCAGTCCTCCTGTGATTCACAGAGATTTTAAGAGCAGCAACATTCTCTTGGATAAAAACTTTCATGCCAAAGTTTCTGATTTTGGATTGGCCAAGCTGCTTGGATCTGATAAAGCTGGTGATTACGTTTCCACCAGAGTATTGGGTACACAGGGATATATTGCCCCCGA GTATGCATTAACAGGGCATTTGACAACTAAATCAGATGTTTACAGCTATGGGGTTGTGCTTTTGGAGTTGCTTACAGGCAGAGTTCCAGTTGATATGAAGAGACCTTCTGGCGAGGGTGTTCTTGTTTCTTGG GCATTGCCCCAGCTGACAGATAGGGAGCAGGTTGTACAAATCATGGATCCTGCATTAGAGGGTCAGTACTCAATGAAGGAAGTCATTCAGGTGGCAGCAATTGCTGCAATGTGCGTGCAACCCGAAGCCGATTACAGGCCGCTGATGGCAGATGTTGTGCAATCACTGGTACCGCTTGTGAAAGTTCACAGGTCAACTTCGAAGGTAGGCAGCTCATCTAGTTTTCATGCTACAAAGTCACCTACAGCGCAGATTAGTAAAGCAAGTCTATGA
- the LOC108172347 gene encoding uncharacterized protein: MAALKLFLSSARRHCLFQPHSRLHPPPFLSYHRSLSSESDPNPDQNPPQPPRRQPVPVEPVSYTLKPKEQSLPEPDATPQAAQTSPPPPQSSSDSLNPSSQDTRVTWTREEARFIRDVPSISPVSYPVKVAPLPEDRVAEESGGGEDGAGRDVDGVKELDREKRRIEADGRMRRRLFRVPEEEVAVPFPALIKVEKKESKPILDVMDAIRQVKANAKCNFDETVEAHVQLGIDAKRNAVRGNMTLPHGSGKVVRVAFFAEGSDAEEARAAGADIVGGVELVEEIASSHKLNVDKCFATNEMIMRLAKIARILRERGLMPDRKLGTVTNDITGALQKVRQGHIEYRMDRTSIVHVGLGKVSFTEDYLRENIGAFMSSLLLAKPTGLKKSSKYAGYINSFHICSTMGLGFPVSIQSLSKAADHYNKVHLKA; encoded by the exons ATGGCCGCCCTGAAGCTCTTCCTCTCATCCGCTCGCCGTCACTGCCTCTTCCAACCTCACTCCCGTCTCCACCCGCCTCCATTTCTAAGCTATCACAGATCCCTAAGCTCCGAATCCGACCCAAACCCGGATCAGAACCCTCCGCAACCTCCTAGACGCCAACCAGTGCCGGTCGAACCCGTTTCATACACTCTCAAACCCAAGGAGCAATCCCTACCTGAACCAGATGCGACTCCCCAAGCAGCACAAACATCACCGCCGCCGCCACAAAGCTCCAGTGACTCGCTCAACCCATCGAGTCAGGACACTCGCGTCACCTGGACCCGTGAAGAGGCGCGTTTCATCAGGGACGTGCCATCTATATCTCCGGTATCGTACCCGGTGAAAGTTGCTCCGTTACCGGAAGATCGGGTCGCGGAGGAGAGCGGAGGTGGCGAAGACGGAGCTGGAAGGGATGTGGATGGCGTGAAGGAGTTGGACAGAGAGAAGCGGAGGATCGAGGCCGATGGTCGGATGAGAAGGAGGCTTTTTAGGGTTCCTGAGGAGGAGGTGGCAGTTCCTTTTCCCGCGTTGATTAAGGTTGAGAAGAAGGAGAGCAAGCCCATTCTCGATGTCATGGACGCAATTCGCCAAGTCAAG GCTAATGCCAAGTGCAATTTTGATGAAACTGTTGAAGCTCATGTACAATTGGGTATTGATGCGAAGCGAAAT GCAGTTCGTGGTAACATGACTTTGCCGCATGGTAGTGGGAAG GTTGTCAGGGTTGCTTTCTTTGCTGAAGGCTCAGATGCAGAAGAAGCTAGAGCTGCAGGAGCAGATATTGTTGGCGGTGTTGAACTGGTGGAGGAAATTGCAA GCAGTCATAAGCTCAATGTTGACAAGTGTTTTGCAACAAATGAAATGATTATGCGTCTGGCAAAG ATTGCAAGAATTCTTAGAGAGCGTGGTTTGATGCCTGACCGTAAA CTAGGTACTGTCACCAATGACATTACTGGAGCACTACAGAAAGTAAGACAAGGTCATATTGAGTATAGAATGGACAGAACATCAATTGTACATGTGGGACTTGGAAAG GTGAGCTTTACAGAGGATTATCTCCGTGAGAACATCGGAGCATTTATGAGTTCTCTTTTGCTGGCAAAGCCTACGGGTTTGAAAAAGT CTTCCAAATATGCGGGGTATATTAACTCCTTCCATATATGTAGCACG ATGGGTCTAGGATTTCCGGTTTCAATACAGTCGTTATCCAAAGCTGCAGATCACTACAACAAAGTGCACCTTAAGGCTTAA